Proteins encoded in a region of the Oryctolagus cuniculus chromosome 10, mOryCun1.1, whole genome shotgun sequence genome:
- the AMT gene encoding aminomethyltransferase, mitochondrial: MPGRVVASLCRLHGLWAMMRQAVSMVAHLGFRLRALPSALSRSLSSAQDVLHRTPLYDFHLAHGGKMVAFAGWSLPVQYQDSHMDLHLHTRQHCSLFDVSHMLQTKIFGSDRVKLMESLVVGDIAELRPNQGTLSLFTNEAGGILDDLIVTNTSEGYLYVVSNAGCWDKDLALMQNKVRELQNKGSDVGLEVVDNALLALQGPTAAQVLQAGVAHDLRKLPFMTSAVMEVFGVAGCRVTRCGYTGEDGMEISVPAPGAVRLATALLENPEVKLAGLAARDSLRLEAGLCLYGNDIDEHTTPVEGSLSWTLGKRRRAAMDFPGAEVIVPQLKGKVQRRRVGLMCEGAPMRAHSPILNVEGTRIGTVTSGCPSPCLKKNVAMGYVPLEYSRPGTPLLVEVRRKQQMAVVSKMPFVPTNYYTLK, from the exons ATGCCTGGCAGAGTGGTGGCCTCTCTGTGCCGGCTGCACGGGTTGTGGGCGATGATGCGGCAGGCAGTGAGCATGGTGGCCCATCTGGGCTTTCGCCTGCGGGCGCTCCCGTCGGCCCTGAGTCGTTCGCTCAGTAGCGCTCAG GATGTGCTCCACCGGACACCACTGtatgacttccacctggcccacgGAGGGAAGATGGTGGCATTTGCGGGTTGGAGTTTGCCCGTGCAATACCAGGACAGTCACATGGACTTGCACCTGCACACGCGCCAACACTGCTCGCTCTTTGATGTGTCTCACATGCTGCAG ACCAAGATATTTGGTAGTGACCGGGTGAAGCTGATGGAGAGTCTTGTGGTTGGAGACATTGCGGAGCTAAGGCCAAACCAG GGGACACTGTCGCTGTTTACCAACGAGGCTGGAGGCATCTTGGATGACTTGATTGTGACCAACACTTCCGAGGGGTACCTGTACGTGGTGTCCAATGCTGGCTGCTGGGATAAAGATTTGGCCCTCATGCAG AACAAGGTCCGGGAGCTTCAGAACAAGGGCAGTGACGTGGGCTTGGAGGTAGTGGATAATGCCCTGCTGGCTCTGCAAG GCCCCACTGCAGCCCAGGTACTGCAGGCTGGTGTGGCACATGACCTGAGGAAACTGCCCTTCATGaccagtgctgtgatggaggTGTTTGGAGTAGCTGGCTGCCGTGTGACCCGCTGTGGCTACACAGGAGAGGATGGCATGGAG ATCTCAGTACCAGCACCAGGGGCAGTCCGCCTAGCAACAGCTCTTCTGGAAAACCCAGAGGTGAAGCTGGCTGGACTGGCGGCCCGAGACAGCTTGCGCCTGGAGGCAGGTCTCTGCCTGTATGGGAATGACATTGATGAGCACACTACCCCTGTGGAGGGCAGCCTCAGCTGGACGCTGG GGAAGCGCCGCCGAGCTGCTATGGACTTTCCTGGAGCCGAGGTCATTGTTCCCCAGCTGAAGGGCAAGGTGCAGCGGAGGCGTGTGGGGTTGATGTGTGAAGGGGCCCCCATGCGGGCACACAGTCCCATCCTGAATGTGGAGGGCACCAGGATTG GTACTGTGACCAGTGGCTGCCCCTCGCCCTGCCTGAAGAAGAATGTGGCCATGGGTTATGTGCCTTTGGAGTACAGTCGGCCGGGAACCCCTCTGCTGGTAGAGGTGCGgcggaagcagcagatggctgtgGTCAGCAAGATGCCCTTTGTCCCTACGAACTACTATACCCTCAAGTGA
- the TCTA gene encoding T-cell leukemia translocation-altered gene protein has product MAESWSGQSLQALPATVLGALGALGSEFLREWEAQDMRVTLFKLLLLWLVLSLLGIQLAWGFYGNTVTGLYHRPGLGGQNGSTPDGSTHFPSWEMAANEPLKTHRE; this is encoded by the exons ATGGCGGAGTCTTGGTCTGGACAGTCTTTGCAGGCTCTGCCGGCCACGGTGCTAGGCGCGCTGGGCGCGCTGGGCAGCGAGTTTCTGCGGGAGTGGGAGGCGCAGGACATGCGTGTGACCCTCTTCAAACTGCTGCTGCTGTGGTTGGTGTTAAGTCTCCTGGGCATCCAGCTGGCGTGGGGGTTCTACGGGAACACGGTGACCGGGTTGTATCACCGCCCAG GTCTGGGCGGCCAGAATGGATCCACACCTGATGGCTCCACACATTTCCCTTCGTG GGAAATGGCAGCAAACGAACCTCTCAAAACCCACAGAGAAtaa